The following nucleotide sequence is from Acidobacteriota bacterium.
CCCACGCAAATCGTTTTCGTCACTGCCCATGCCGAGCACGCACTGCAGGCGTTCGAGCTCCACGCCTGCGACTACCTGCTCAAACCCTACGATCAGGCCCGCCTTAACGACGTAATCGCCCACGCCCGCGAGCGCGTCGCCGCCACTCCCCAGCGCCTCGAGGTCGATTTAGGCAATCGCCGTGTCTTCATCCCCCTCGACGCGCTCGACTGGGCCCAGGCCGCGCGCAACTACGTCGAAATCCATACCGAAGGTAAAACCCTCCTCACCCGCACCACGCTCGATGCCTTCGCAGCGCGCCTCAGCGCCGAAACTTTCTTCCGCATTAACCGCTCGGTCCTGGTCCGCCAGTCCGCTATCGCGGAAACCCGCACCCGCGGCCACGGAGAAGCGTGCATTCGCCTCGTTGACGGCAGTGAGCACGTCTGGACTCGCCGCTACCGGCCTCGTTCGTCCCAAGCCTGAGCCTGTCTGTCCCAAAAGGCCAACTCCCGGGCGTTATTCCCGTAATCATCAACCTATGCGAACCCTACTCGCTTGCCTGTTGTTCTCGCTGACCGCGCTGGCACAAGCCGCAGGGTGGCCCGCCTACGGCGGCACCGTCGCCGGCACCCGCTACTCGTCCGCCAAACAGATCACGCCGGCCAACGTCACCCATCTCCAAGTGGCCTGGACGTTTCACACCGGCGAGCTGGCGCGCGTCGCCCAGCTCGATCCCAATGCGCAGGCATTCGTGAAGTCCAAGGCTGCGTTCGAGGCCACGCCCATCCTGCATCACGGCGTGCTGTACCTTTCCACACCGCTCGATTGGGTCTTCGCCATCGACGCCCGCTCCGGCAGGCAGATCTGGAGCTTCGACCCTCATCTCTCTCACCTCGACTATTCCGAAATGTCCTCGCGGGGCGTCGCGTTCTGGCAGGGCTCCGGCCACGGCGCCTGTTCCGAACGCATCTTTATCGGCACCCTCGACGCCCGTCTCATCGCCCTCGATGCGCGTACCGGTAAAGCCTGCGTCGATTTCGGCACGGACGGCGCGGTGAACCTCACGCAAGGCGTGCAGGTTGTCAATCCCGGCCAGTATCAAATCACCTCCGCGCCCACCGTCATTGGCAACCGCGTGGTTGTCGGCTCCTCCATGGGTGACAACCGTGCCGTCACGCTGGCGCTGGGCGTGGTCCGCGGCTACGACGTCCGCACCGGCAAACTCCTCTGGAGCTGGGACCCGCTCCCCTGGGCACTGCACCAGCACCCCCGCACCGGCGCGGCCAACGCCTGGAGCACCATTGCCGCCGATCCCGCCCATGGCCTCGTTTTCGTCCCCAGTACCAGCCCCAGCCCCGACTACTACGGCGGCAAACGCCTGGGCAATGATGCCGATGCTGACTCCGTCGTCGCCCTCCGTGCATCGGACGGCAAAAAAATCTGGGCCTTTCAGCTCACCCATCATGATCTCTGGGACTACGATGTCGCCGCCGAGCCGCTGCTGTTTACCTGGAAGGATGGCACGCCGGCGATTGCCGTCACCAACAAGACAGGCAACGTCTTCGTGCTCAACCGCCTCACCGGCAAACCGCTGACCCCGGTCACCGAGCACCCGGTCCCGCAAAGCAATGTGCCCGGCGAGCAGACCTCGTCCACGCAGCCGTTTTCCGCTCTCCCGCCACTCGCGCCGCAAACCCCGCTCACCCCAAAAACGATTTTCGCCATCAACGCGGCGGATCGCGCCTGGTGCGAAGCCCGCCTCCAGGGCGTGCGCAATCAAGGCATCTACACTCCCCCGAGTCTCGAAGGCTCGCTCTATGAGCCCGGCAACGTTGGTGGTGTGAACTGGGGTAGCGCCGCCTACGATCCCGTCCGCCATCTCTACATTGCCGATGTCAATAACCTCATCGCCTATGCGCGCCTGATCCCTCGCGCCGAATACGTCAAAGCCAATCACGGCCTGCACAACCGCATTTACAGTGACTTCGGCCGCCAAAGCCAAACGCCCTACGGCATGGTCCGCGGTTTCCTGCTTTGGCAAGGTAAGGTTCCGTGCAATCAGCCGCCTTGGGGCATGGTCGTCGCCGAGGATCTGTACACCGGCAAGCTCGCCTGGCGCGTCCCTCTCGGCACGCTCATCCCCGGAATGCACACTGGCTCGCCCAACCTCGGCGGCCCCATCGTCACCGCGGGCGGCCTTGTCTTCACCGCCGCCGCTATGGATGACACCCTCCACGCCTACGACTCCGCCACCGGCAAGTCCGTCTGGCAGACCGCGTTGCCTGCCGGCGGCAACGCCACGCCCATGACCTTTATGCTCGATGGCCGCCAGTATGTGGTCATCTGCGCCGGCGGCCACGGCAAACTGCACACCAAGCTGGGCGACAGCGTCATCGCCTATGCATTGCCCTCGGCTACTCTGAAGCGGTGAGATTAGCTGCACTCTTCGCTGCTTTTGCACTCGCGCTGACCGCGCAGGCCGCCCGCACCACCGGTATTGTGGTAGCGGGTAATGGCCTGCCGGTTGCCGGCGCGAGCGTCACCGCAGGTACCGCGCACACACGCACCGGCGCGCAAGGGCGCTTCGCCCTGGCCGTGGGCGAGGGCACCACGCTGGTCGTGACCGCCCCCGGCTACGCCGCCACAACCGTAACCGCCGGAGCACAGCCACTGCGCATCCTGCTGCATCCCGCGCCCATGACCGAGTCGGTGACCGTGACGGCGACCGCGCGCAATCAATCCGTGGCCGCGGTTCCGCTCCAAACTGTCGTCATGGGACGGGCGCGCTTGCAAGCCGCTGCTCCGCCCAACGTGGATGCGCTGCTGCGCCAGTTCACCGACCTCGATACCTTCCGCGAATCCGGCTCGCTGAGCGCCCACCCCACCACTCAGGGCGTCTCGCTGCTGGGCACCGGCACCAGCGGCGCCAGCCGCGCCCTGGTGCTGCTCGACGGCTTGCCGCTTAACGATTTCTACGGCGGCTGGGTCGATTGGCTGCGCGTGCCCGATGAAGATCTGGCCTCCATCAGTGTCGTCTCCGGCGGTGCTTCGGCGCTCTATGGCAACGACGCCCTCTCCGGCGTCATCGGCCTGCAGACCCGCACCGCATCGGCAACCCATCTCGACCTGCGCACCGGCGGCGGCGGGCTGGGCACCGCACTCGCCGATGGCGCCGCCGCCGTGGTGGGCTCGAAGCTCGCCCTCGCCGTGCGCGGCCGTGGTATCCGCGTCGGCGGCTACGTACCTGCGGCCAATCCCGGCGCCGTGGACCGCAATGCCGGCGTGGCCGCCCAGGACTGGCAGCCCGTCCTCGCCTGGACCGCCTCGCCCCACGCGCTCTTCCGCCTCTCCTCGGAGTACTTCGCCGAAAATCGCCGCAACGGCACCATGCTCGAAGTCAACGGCACGCGCCTGCGCCAGCTCGCCCTGCGCGGCATCATTGACAATCACGGCGTCTGGAACGGCAGCGCCTTCACGCAATCGGAAGATTTCGATTCCACCTTCTCGTCCATCACTCCCGATCGCAACTTCGAAAAACTCGTCCTGCAGCAGCAGGTCCCCTCCCTCGCCCAAGGCGCGGCGCTCGATTGGTCGCAGGCCGGATCGGACTGGAGCGTCGTCGCCGGAGGCTCCTACACCCACGTCACCGCTGTCGACAATGAGACCACGCCTCGGTACGCCGACCGCGCCGCGCGCCAGGAAAATGGACGCCAGCGTCTTGGCGGCGGTTTCGCCGAAGCCACCTGGACGCCGCGCCCGCGCTGGTCCTGGACGGCCACCCTGCGCCGCGACGGCTGGTCCGACTACGATGCCTCCCAGAACACCCCCACCGGTCTCACGCCGTTTCCCGATCGCAGCGAAACCGCCTGGAGTCCTAGCCTCGGCACTGTCTGGCAGGCGCGCTCCTGGCTTTCGCTGCGCCTCTCCGGCTACGAATCCTTCCGCGCGCCCACGCTCAACGAGCTTTATCGTCCCTTCCGCGTCGGCAACGTCGTCACCGAAGCCAACCCTCTGCTCGCCGCCGAGCGTTATCGCGGCGCGCAGGCGGGTGTAGTCGCCCAGCTCACCCACAGCCTCTCGCTGCACGCGACCTACTTCGATGGCACGGTCAGCAATCTGGTCACCAGCGT
It contains:
- a CDS encoding TonB-dependent receptor, producing the protein MRLAALFAAFALALTAQAARTTGIVVAGNGLPVAGASVTAGTAHTRTGAQGRFALAVGEGTTLVVTAPGYAATTVTAGAQPLRILLHPAPMTESVTVTATARNQSVAAVPLQTVVMGRARLQAAAPPNVDALLRQFTDLDTFRESGSLSAHPTTQGVSLLGTGTSGASRALVLLDGLPLNDFYGGWVDWLRVPDEDLASISVVSGGASALYGNDALSGVIGLQTRTASATHLDLRTGGGGLGTALADGAAAVVGSKLALAVRGRGIRVGGYVPAANPGAVDRNAGVAAQDWQPVLAWTASPHALFRLSSEYFAENRRNGTMLEVNGTRLRQLALRGIIDNHGVWNGSAFTQSEDFDSTFSSITPDRNFEKLVLQQQVPSLAQGAALDWSQAGSDWSVVAGGSYTHVTAVDNETTPRYADRAARQENGRQRLGGGFAEATWTPRPRWSWTATLRRDGWSDYDASQNTPTGLTPFPDRSETAWSPSLGTVWQARSWLSLRLSGYESFRAPTLNELYRPFRVGNVVTEANPLLAAERYRGAQAGVVAQLTHSLSLHATYFDGTVSNLVTSVTLSATSALKQNQHRCGPADRTACDFDISKSRTPLLHAGYTNADFALITRQRQNLGRVRPRGATLGAQWRPRAALAFWAGYTHIAARVLSAAQTNLVGLAAVHVPQNAFSSHALVNWRGWTLSATERFGGRSFDNDRNQFVLPSFWTTDAFASRTFGRWSPYLAATNLWNRRYAVELTPDAVLNAPRTVTAGLRLTWGAE
- a CDS encoding response regulator transcription factor; this encodes MKSLRVLVAEDEAPARRKLVRMLAALGGVDLVGEAPDGPAALQALASLCPDLALLDIDMPGLNGLEVARATPKPTQIVFVTAHAEHALQAFELHACDYLLKPYDQARLNDVIAHARERVAATPQRLEVDLGNRRVFIPLDALDWAQAARNYVEIHTEGKTLLTRTTLDAFAARLSAETFFRINRSVLVRQSAIAETRTRGHGEACIRLVDGSEHVWTRRYRPRSSQA
- a CDS encoding pyrroloquinoline quinone-dependent dehydrogenase: MRTLLACLLFSLTALAQAAGWPAYGGTVAGTRYSSAKQITPANVTHLQVAWTFHTGELARVAQLDPNAQAFVKSKAAFEATPILHHGVLYLSTPLDWVFAIDARSGRQIWSFDPHLSHLDYSEMSSRGVAFWQGSGHGACSERIFIGTLDARLIALDARTGKACVDFGTDGAVNLTQGVQVVNPGQYQITSAPTVIGNRVVVGSSMGDNRAVTLALGVVRGYDVRTGKLLWSWDPLPWALHQHPRTGAANAWSTIAADPAHGLVFVPSTSPSPDYYGGKRLGNDADADSVVALRASDGKKIWAFQLTHHDLWDYDVAAEPLLFTWKDGTPAIAVTNKTGNVFVLNRLTGKPLTPVTEHPVPQSNVPGEQTSSTQPFSALPPLAPQTPLTPKTIFAINAADRAWCEARLQGVRNQGIYTPPSLEGSLYEPGNVGGVNWGSAAYDPVRHLYIADVNNLIAYARLIPRAEYVKANHGLHNRIYSDFGRQSQTPYGMVRGFLLWQGKVPCNQPPWGMVVAEDLYTGKLAWRVPLGTLIPGMHTGSPNLGGPIVTAGGLVFTAAAMDDTLHAYDSATGKSVWQTALPAGGNATPMTFMLDGRQYVVICAGGHGKLHTKLGDSVIAYALPSATLKR